One window from the genome of bacterium encodes:
- a CDS encoding queuosine salvage family protein, translated as MQTTRAKILESIRPVIESSKHVSVIPSEVENTAKALLNEPVPPWNNDLQLSGTPEETAYYYFFLDSAQGCFWGPKGQTRWEYLIDGEWRGGYYAFSRAVKDAFKKNPRLLDASSLADISKEDFAALFPGRNKFLLMDERHKIIRENFGILRDRFDGSVLNLLEQAGQDVDKLVTLLLEHFPTFRDVAERHGKPVLFLKRAQIFPSDLYFSGVEHPLFKFKNLENLTIFADYKLPQLLEALGVIVYDEELASDIIEERLIPAGSLKEIEIRANTIVACEQIVAAMRSMGRAITTREFDWIFWVKAQATVFTKPHHKTLTIFY; from the coding sequence ATGCAGACGACGCGCGCGAAGATCCTCGAATCCATACGGCCCGTCATCGAGTCGAGCAAACACGTATCCGTCATTCCCTCCGAAGTCGAAAATACGGCGAAAGCGCTTCTCAATGAGCCGGTGCCGCCCTGGAATAACGATTTGCAGCTCTCTGGCACCCCGGAAGAGACTGCTTACTATTATTTCTTCCTCGACAGCGCTCAAGGATGCTTCTGGGGCCCGAAAGGGCAGACGCGGTGGGAGTACCTGATCGACGGGGAATGGCGCGGCGGTTATTACGCCTTCTCCCGGGCGGTGAAAGACGCATTTAAGAAAAATCCGCGGCTCCTTGATGCCTCCTCTCTTGCCGATATCTCAAAAGAGGACTTTGCAGCCCTGTTCCCGGGACGCAACAAGTTCCTTCTCATGGATGAACGACATAAGATAATCCGTGAAAACTTCGGTATACTCAGGGATCGTTTCGACGGCAGCGTCCTCAATCTTCTCGAACAAGCCGGACAGGATGTCGACAAGCTCGTTACTTTGCTCCTTGAACATTTTCCGACGTTCCGGGACGTTGCCGAACGTCATGGGAAACCCGTACTTTTCCTTAAACGCGCGCAGATTTTTCCTTCCGATCTCTATTTCTCGGGCGTAGAACATCCTTTGTTCAAATTCAAGAACCTTGAGAATCTTACAATCTTTGCCGACTATAAGCTTCCGCAGCTTCTGGAGGCGCTCGGGGTAATCGTCTACGACGAAGAGCTCGCAAGTGACATAATTGAGGAACGTCTTATTCCCGCCGGATCGCTCAAGGAAATCGAGATACGCGCGAACACGATCGTGGCATGCGAGCAAATCGTCGCGGCGATGCGGAGCATGGGTCGCGCCATAACCACGCGGGAATTTGACTGGATTTTCTGGGTTAAAGCTCAGGCAACCGTGTTCACCAAACCGCACCATAAAACCCTGACGATTTTCTATTAA
- a CDS encoding cob(I)yrinic acid a,c-diamide adenosyltransferase codes for MLYTGKGDGGTTKTFGCDQQRISKSSELPEALGTLDELNSYLGLCKVRAKSVQDSGVTIGKKKLTISAILRDVQGTLFIIQAEMAGAPKKTGKGKVTSLENIINTIEKEIPPITRFSIAGGTELSALLDVARTLARRAERRAVGVHELGLRALSPNTRAYLNRLSSLLFALARLANFKSGIAEESPSYR; via the coding sequence ATGCTCTATACCGGCAAAGGGGATGGTGGGACCACCAAGACGTTCGGCTGCGACCAGCAGCGTATTTCGAAGTCTTCGGAGCTTCCGGAGGCGCTTGGTACTTTAGACGAGCTCAACTCATACCTTGGGCTCTGCAAGGTGCGCGCGAAGAGCGTGCAGGATTCGGGCGTAACGATAGGGAAGAAGAAACTCACCATCTCCGCGATCCTCCGCGACGTACAGGGGACCCTCTTCATCATCCAGGCGGAAATGGCGGGGGCACCGAAGAAAACAGGGAAGGGGAAAGTGACGAGCCTCGAGAACATCATCAACACGATCGAGAAAGAAATCCCTCCGATCACGCGTTTCTCGATTGCGGGCGGCACCGAGCTTTCCGCGCTCCTTGACGTCGCGCGCACCCTTGCAAGGCGTGCGGAGCGCCGCGCGGTCGGAGTGCACGAGCTGGGCCTCCGCGCGCTTTCCCCGAACACCCGCGCGTATCTCAACCGTCTCTCCTCGCTCCTCTTCGCGCTCGCGCGCCTTGCGAATTTCAAGTCCGGCATAGCCGAAGAGTCGCCGAGCTATCGTTAA
- a CDS encoding class I SAM-dependent methyltransferase, with product MKEFDANTYKDLKGDFNDADETLLVTLLYKAQPSRMLDIGCGDGKLTKRVAAEFPEAAITAIDNSADQIALAAAQPSDIVFKCASITDYAPDQKFDTIFSFYAFPHMPKSLLPAALSSAKQLLEDGGVFYLFTNICLFDTSIASPEDQEACDIVFLNDWHEQINLVSLEEMKRLILSAGFRVERDEQRQTGAKIKEYGNMISWLFILR from the coding sequence ATGAAGGAATTTGACGCCAACACCTATAAAGACTTAAAAGGAGATTTTAACGACGCGGACGAGACACTTCTTGTTACTCTTCTGTACAAAGCTCAGCCGTCCCGAATGCTCGATATCGGTTGCGGGGACGGGAAGCTCACCAAACGTGTCGCGGCAGAATTTCCAGAAGCCGCGATTACAGCTATCGACAATTCCGCCGATCAGATTGCGCTTGCCGCCGCGCAACCAAGCGATATCGTTTTCAAGTGTGCAAGCATCACGGACTACGCGCCGGATCAGAAGTTTGACACCATTTTCTCTTTCTACGCGTTCCCGCACATGCCAAAGAGCCTGCTTCCGGCAGCACTCTCTTCGGCCAAACAACTTCTTGAAGACGGCGGCGTTTTCTATCTCTTTACCAACATCTGTCTTTTCGATACTTCCATCGCTTCTCCCGAAGACCAGGAGGCGTGTGACATTGTGTTCTTAAACGATTGGCACGAACAAATAAATCTCGTTTCTCTTGAGGAAATGAAGCGCCTCATCCTAAGTGCGGGTTTCCGCGTTGAGCGAGACGAGCAACGACAGACCGGGGCGAAGATAAAAGAATATGGAAACATGATTTCCTGGCTTTTCATCCTGCGGTAG
- a CDS encoding SDR family oxidoreductase codes for MNRLGGKRVLITGVGIKPLATVFTDIVTGKPTHTPIWADGQEYKGNIGAAAALECVRAGAVVHMIARTENNLKIVKEWIEQEVPGASVEYSSVDLNDLRSLQTLADSIPNDLPLYWVQSVGLGAGTVKLKDDNPYLAIGNLSDELVEAELSVLKATVTLMRLLLPRFRKQEETRVCIVSSMSAVRSVISGSMHMAAKGAISRFANAAMIELDKEKVFITDIRPGIVDTGMYDSKVVQDTVSMMGKSYGYDYSQSGLPAMPPIAVAEAIVGILCSQSHITSVNMVARGQWPHEGS; via the coding sequence ATGAATCGCTTAGGAGGGAAGCGTGTTCTGATAACTGGCGTAGGTATTAAGCCGCTCGCGACCGTGTTTACAGATATCGTTACCGGCAAACCGACTCATACGCCGATCTGGGCAGACGGCCAAGAGTATAAAGGGAATATCGGCGCGGCTGCCGCACTTGAGTGCGTCAGAGCCGGAGCGGTTGTGCATATGATCGCCCGCACGGAGAACAATCTTAAAATAGTTAAAGAATGGATTGAGCAAGAAGTTCCCGGAGCGTCAGTGGAATATTCTTCGGTTGATCTAAACGACCTGCGATCGCTTCAAACTCTGGCCGATTCTATCCCTAACGATTTGCCGCTGTATTGGGTGCAATCGGTTGGACTCGGAGCCGGTACAGTCAAGTTGAAGGACGACAACCCCTATCTTGCTATCGGTAACCTCTCGGATGAACTGGTAGAGGCGGAGCTTTCGGTATTGAAAGCAACGGTAACTCTCATGCGCCTTCTTCTGCCGCGTTTCAGAAAGCAGGAAGAAACCCGCGTCTGCATCGTTTCTTCTATGAGTGCCGTCCGCTCGGTCATTTCGGGGAGTATGCATATGGCTGCCAAGGGAGCTATCAGCCGCTTCGCCAATGCGGCGATGATTGAACTCGATAAGGAGAAAGTCTTTATCACCGATATCCGTCCGGGAATCGTCGATACCGGAATGTACGACTCGAAAGTCGTACAAGACACTGTTTCGATGATGGGTAAAAGTTACGGTTATGATTATTCTCAGTCCGGTCTTCCGGCCATGCCGCCTATTGCCGTTGCGGAGGCAATCGTTGGCATTTTATGCTCACAATCCCATATCACCTCAGTTAATATGGTTGCGCGAGGGCAGTGGCCGCACGAGGGTTCCTAG
- a CDS encoding transcriptional repressor, translating into MQKKQENEYAEMLRSANLKATPGRLALLKALGAAKEPLGIPALRKKLGAKEQMDTVTIYRALEALRTAGLIRLADLRHGHQDYELARSGEHHHHLVCEGCGVLEAIPCPVPGVEGKVPRSAKGFARLSDHAFELFGTCNACA; encoded by the coding sequence GTGCAAAAGAAACAAGAGAACGAATACGCGGAAATGCTCCGAAGTGCGAACCTTAAAGCAACACCAGGAAGATTGGCGCTTTTGAAAGCGCTCGGTGCGGCGAAGGAGCCGCTCGGTATTCCGGCGCTTCGAAAAAAGCTCGGGGCGAAGGAACAAATGGACACGGTGACGATATACCGCGCGCTCGAAGCGCTTCGCACCGCCGGTCTTATCCGGCTTGCGGATCTGCGGCACGGGCATCAGGACTACGAGCTCGCCCGAAGCGGAGAGCATCACCACCATCTCGTCTGCGAAGGATGCGGAGTGCTTGAGGCGATCCCGTGCCCCGTGCCGGGTGTGGAAGGAAAGGTGCCAAGGAGCGCCAAAGGCTTCGCGCGCCTCTCTGACCACGCGTTCGAGCTTTTCGGGACCTGTAACGCGTGCGCTTAA
- a CDS encoding 50S ribosomal protein L19, which yields MQQVISPVNVKDRAGLGIRPGDTVRVMQNIIEIKKAKGADKKEKTTKSTRQQAFEGLVLAVKHGTEAGASFTVRAVLSGIGVEKIFPLYSPNIEKIEIKRRSKVRRAKLYFIREKVAREVKRQLRNARMMNVSTSSEPEESPVAEVAETPVEAPAEAVAEEKVEAAS from the coding sequence ATGCAGCAGGTAATTTCTCCGGTCAACGTAAAGGACCGCGCGGGTCTCGGGATACGCCCGGGCGACACCGTGCGCGTCATGCAGAACATCATCGAGATCAAGAAGGCCAAGGGCGCCGACAAGAAAGAAAAGACCACCAAGAGCACGCGCCAGCAGGCGTTCGAGGGCCTCGTGCTTGCGGTGAAGCACGGCACCGAAGCCGGAGCGAGTTTCACGGTCCGCGCCGTGCTCTCGGGCATCGGCGTCGAGAAGATCTTTCCGCTCTACTCGCCGAATATCGAGAAGATCGAGATCAAGCGCCGCTCCAAGGTGCGCCGCGCGAAGCTCTACTTCATCCGCGAGAAGGTCGCGCGCGAAGTGAAGCGGCAGCTGAGAAACGCCCGCATGATGAACGTTTCCACCTCGAGCGAGCCTGAAGAGAGCCCTGTTGCGGAAGTAGCGGAGACGCCTGTTGAAGCACCGGCGGAGGCAGTTGCCGAAGAGAAGGTGGAAGCCGCGTCGTAA
- a CDS encoding YibE/F family protein, with translation MVLEISNPRVITPPGTSAPSHVQTLSATVLGGPDEGAVYTFDNDFAQLSVGDVFYLRHTHTSEGSDFYSVADPYRLDILLALAAIFLLLVFAFGGIQGVRGLLSLAGSLALIFYLLLPGIIAGYSPVLVAIGVASLIIIVGSYITHGWNRTTTAAVLGMVATVIITGLAASYVVHAAQLSGYNSEDSTYLHFQFNGTIDLVGVLLGGILVGLLGVLYDIAIGQAVSVEELMSAGRHLTKRELYRKAIRIGREHIGALVNTLAIAYVGAALPLLLLFRNAEASVGYILNGEVFASEIVRILIGSIGLVLAVPITTLIAVYLIAPKERPAQTSLHPH, from the coding sequence GTGGTGCTCGAAATCTCGAATCCCCGCGTTATCACCCCGCCCGGCACGAGCGCACCGTCGCACGTGCAAACGCTCTCGGCGACAGTGCTCGGCGGTCCCGATGAGGGCGCGGTATATACGTTCGACAACGACTTCGCGCAGCTTTCCGTTGGCGACGTCTTCTATCTCCGGCATACGCATACCTCGGAAGGCAGCGACTTTTATTCGGTAGCCGATCCGTACCGGCTCGATATTCTTCTCGCGCTCGCCGCGATATTTCTCCTTCTCGTGTTCGCCTTCGGCGGGATACAGGGCGTGCGGGGGCTCCTGAGCCTTGCGGGAAGCCTCGCGCTCATTTTCTATCTTCTCCTGCCCGGCATCATCGCGGGGTATTCTCCCGTCCTTGTCGCCATAGGCGTCGCTTCCCTTATCATCATCGTCGGTTCGTACATAACGCACGGATGGAACCGTACCACGACCGCGGCGGTCCTCGGGATGGTGGCGACCGTTATCATTACGGGCCTCGCGGCCTCGTATGTCGTACACGCGGCGCAGCTTTCGGGATACAACAGCGAAGACAGCACCTATCTCCATTTCCAGTTCAACGGCACCATCGATCTCGTGGGAGTGCTTCTTGGCGGCATCCTGGTCGGGCTTCTCGGCGTCCTCTACGATATTGCGATAGGGCAGGCGGTTTCGGTCGAGGAACTCATGAGCGCGGGCCGCCATCTCACGAAGCGCGAACTATACCGCAAGGCGATCCGCATCGGGCGCGAGCATATCGGGGCCCTGGTGAATACGCTCGCGATCGCGTACGTGGGAGCGGCGCTCCCGCTCCTCCTCTTGTTCCGGAACGCGGAGGCGTCGGTAGGTTATATCCTCAACGGGGAAGTATTTGCGAGCGAGATCGTGCGCATCCTCATCGGCTCGATCGGCCTCGTGCTTGCGGTGCCGATCACGACGCTGATAGCGGTGTATCTCATCGCTCCGAAAGAAAGGCCTGCACAAACCTCCCTCCATCCGCATTGA
- a CDS encoding IS30 family transposase produces the protein MYTHLTFEERECIGLMRAAYFWPVEIARELNRDPKTIRRELRRSKPLFEGYRPSRAHKDARKKKKIPRRGKKLNYAPLQRVVYAKLRLRWSPEQIAQYLKQHYATDTRMQVSHESIYTYIYVLPRGSLRKELTSYLRQGAEGRRRRYRVHDRRGKIPNMVSIHERPKETEDRSVPGHWESDLIIGKGHQSAIATLVERTTRMTILVPLREKTAPAVRMALTKTVKSLPREAFRSITHDRGSEMAEHELFTKETRVQVYFADPQSPWQRGTNENTNGLIRQYFPKGTDFRRVPTKYLKQAQKQLNTRPRKAIGFKTPEEAFALLLKKRAFRV, from the coding sequence ATGTATACCCACCTAACGTTCGAGGAACGAGAATGCATTGGTCTTATGCGTGCAGCCTACTTCTGGCCAGTCGAAATCGCACGCGAGCTCAATCGCGATCCTAAAACCATCAGACGAGAGCTCAGACGCTCGAAACCGTTGTTTGAAGGATACCGACCAAGCCGGGCACACAAAGATGCACGAAAGAAAAAGAAAATCCCGAGACGCGGGAAGAAGCTCAACTACGCGCCTCTTCAGCGTGTCGTGTATGCAAAGCTCCGGCTTCGCTGGAGCCCGGAGCAGATTGCGCAGTACTTGAAACAGCACTACGCTACAGATACTCGTATGCAAGTCTCCCACGAATCCATCTACACCTATATCTATGTGCTCCCGCGCGGGAGCCTCCGCAAGGAGCTTACGTCGTACCTGCGCCAGGGCGCCGAAGGGCGCAGGCGCAGGTATCGGGTGCACGACAGGCGAGGAAAGATACCCAATATGGTGAGTATTCACGAGCGCCCCAAAGAAACGGAAGACCGCTCAGTACCTGGACACTGGGAGAGCGACCTCATTATCGGCAAAGGACATCAATCAGCCATTGCGACCTTGGTGGAACGCACCACGCGCATGACCATTCTGGTGCCGCTCAGAGAAAAGACCGCTCCTGCGGTGCGCATGGCACTTACGAAAACCGTGAAGAGCTTGCCCCGCGAAGCCTTCCGATCAATCACCCATGATCGCGGCAGCGAGATGGCTGAGCACGAACTCTTCACCAAAGAGACCAGGGTGCAGGTGTATTTCGCTGATCCACAAAGCCCGTGGCAGCGTGGTACAAACGAAAATACCAATGGCCTTATTCGTCAGTATTTCCCCAAGGGAACGGACTTCCGGCGGGTGCCAACTAAGTATTTGAAGCAAGCGCAGAAGCAGCTCAATACTCGGCCCAGAAAAGCTATCGGCTTCAAAACACCTGAAGAAGCATTTGCGCTATTATTAAAGAAGCGGGCATTTAGAGTTTGA
- a CDS encoding prepilin-type N-terminal cleavage/methylation domain-containing protein — protein sequence MRTRGFTLIELLVVIAIIGILSSVVVVSLNAARAKARDAKRISDIHQIQKAVEIYNATVGLPPAPAAYGRGNSSPGNFDTWWDLSTNDPSNFMSFLKSSGVMPQVSVDPVNDPASFNGVAGAAGHRYFYFFVPANYLYQGGACRNNAATYMLGITDLETDASRPSTKFSGGGCSCLWNNAQNFFDASFDYVVCGSVS from the coding sequence ATGCGGACACGGGGATTCACCCTCATCGAGCTCCTGGTTGTCATTGCCATCATCGGCATCCTTTCTTCGGTCGTGGTCGTCTCTCTTAATGCCGCGCGAGCGAAGGCCCGCGATGCCAAGCGCATCTCTGACATCCATCAGATCCAGAAAGCGGTTGAGATATATAACGCGACCGTCGGCTTGCCTCCTGCCCCGGCGGCATACGGACGAGGCAATTCCTCACCGGGGAATTTCGACACCTGGTGGGACCTCTCGACGAACGATCCGTCCAACTTCATGAGCTTCCTCAAAAGCTCCGGCGTGATGCCGCAGGTCTCGGTCGACCCGGTGAACGATCCGGCGAGTTTCAACGGAGTCGCCGGAGCCGCAGGACACCGCTACTTCTATTTCTTCGTGCCCGCGAATTACCTATACCAGGGCGGGGCGTGCCGCAATAATGCCGCGACCTATATGCTCGGCATTACCGACCTTGAGACGGACGCTTCGCGCCCGTCGACGAAGTTCAGCGGAGGCGGGTGCTCCTGTCTCTGGAACAACGCGCAGAACTTCTTCGACGCGAGCTTTGATTACGTCGTGTGCGGGAGCGTGAGCTAG
- a CDS encoding M20 family metallopeptidase yields MEEIAALEKLALSLLKFKTIKTEAKEIEACIGSIEKEFGSSVSVTRFPHPSAPSLLLTPSGIPNPRILFVGHIDVVPAEEPQFAPRIANGRLYGRGSFDMKGPLIASLLVFQKAMKTARTDGSVPSVGVLITSDEEVGGKDGVGRILVEHPLKPEIAIVPDGGNAFEVAEGGKGVGWLDVTINTKAGHVSRPWEGKNAIQLMAKLLVALEKKYPGMQEKETHETTLVPISISTKNTSSNVIPDHAFASFNLRFTEHFDFDELKKTAEGLEGVSEVIIKRSIEPYQANLAHPLPQKLLKIIEEKTGRSVKTSVYPSTCDARFFAHTGIPVVVTRPEGNGAHGPDEWVDLKSLALFQQVLEKFVEECG; encoded by the coding sequence ATGGAAGAGATTGCAGCACTCGAAAAGCTCGCTCTCAGCTTGCTAAAGTTCAAGACCATAAAGACGGAAGCAAAGGAAATCGAGGCGTGTATCGGTTCGATCGAGAAGGAATTCGGTAGTAGCGTTTCTGTAACGCGTTTTCCACATCCATCTGCGCCCAGTCTCCTCTTAACTCCAAGCGGAATACCAAATCCGAGAATTCTTTTTGTCGGCCACATAGATGTGGTTCCGGCTGAGGAGCCACAGTTCGCGCCGCGAATAGCGAACGGCCGTTTGTACGGTCGCGGCTCCTTCGACATGAAAGGTCCGCTCATCGCTTCTCTCCTTGTTTTCCAAAAAGCTATGAAAACCGCGCGTACAGATGGTTCTGTGCCGAGCGTCGGCGTGCTCATAACAAGTGATGAGGAAGTTGGCGGGAAAGACGGCGTAGGCCGTATCCTGGTCGAGCATCCTCTGAAGCCCGAGATCGCCATCGTTCCCGATGGCGGCAACGCGTTTGAAGTCGCGGAAGGCGGCAAGGGGGTGGGATGGCTCGATGTAACGATAAACACTAAAGCCGGGCACGTATCGCGGCCATGGGAAGGCAAGAATGCCATACAACTTATGGCGAAGCTGCTCGTCGCTCTGGAAAAGAAGTACCCTGGAATGCAGGAGAAAGAAACGCACGAGACTACGCTCGTCCCGATATCGATCAGCACAAAGAACACCAGTTCGAACGTCATCCCAGACCATGCGTTTGCAAGCTTTAATCTTCGTTTCACCGAGCATTTCGATTTTGACGAGCTCAAGAAGACCGCCGAGGGCCTTGAAGGCGTGTCCGAGGTGATTATCAAAAGAAGTATTGAGCCGTACCAGGCAAATCTTGCGCACCCGCTACCGCAGAAACTTTTAAAGATAATCGAAGAGAAGACGGGGCGATCAGTAAAAACGAGCGTATATCCGTCAACCTGTGATGCGCGATTTTTCGCACACACGGGCATTCCAGTCGTCGTGACAAGACCAGAAGGTAACGGAGCGCATGGGCCGGACGAATGGGTTGATCTAAAAAGTCTCGCGCTTTTCCAACAAGTACTTGAGAAGTTTGTGGAGGAATGCGGTTAA
- a CDS encoding ZIP family metal transporter, which yields MTLLIIGIAAGLATYIGGSLALRFQNKIHLILGFSAGAVIAVALIDLLPEALELGGQYYETGAITAVAVFGFAAFMILDRIFMIGVKEEEGHGGHGHRGHLGAGSLTVHSFLDGVAIGLAFQVSAALGAIVAVAVLVHDFSDGVNTVNLSMVGTGKHHIARRWLTADALAPLLGIGSTLFFSVPEQYLALILALFSGFFLYIGASELLPESHHRHPRLFTSFMTVLGMLVMFAAIHFAGV from the coding sequence ATGACCCTACTCATCATCGGCATCGCAGCAGGGCTCGCTACCTACATCGGCGGCTCACTCGCGCTCAGGTTCCAAAACAAAATACATCTCATCCTCGGTTTCAGCGCCGGGGCAGTGATCGCGGTCGCGCTCATCGACCTTCTGCCTGAGGCCCTCGAGCTCGGCGGGCAGTATTACGAAACCGGTGCCATCACTGCGGTTGCGGTATTCGGCTTTGCGGCCTTTATGATCCTCGACCGGATCTTTATGATCGGCGTGAAGGAAGAGGAGGGGCACGGCGGACACGGGCATCGGGGGCACCTTGGCGCAGGGAGTCTCACAGTGCATAGCTTCCTCGACGGCGTTGCGATCGGGCTTGCGTTTCAGGTATCCGCGGCACTTGGCGCCATCGTCGCGGTTGCAGTTCTCGTCCACGACTTCTCCGACGGCGTTAATACGGTGAACCTGAGCATGGTGGGAACGGGGAAGCATCACATCGCCCGTCGCTGGCTTACCGCCGACGCGCTCGCGCCTCTTCTGGGTATCGGCTCGACGCTCTTCTTTAGCGTCCCGGAGCAGTACCTGGCGCTTATCCTCGCTCTTTTCTCGGGCTTCTTCCTCTATATCGGCGCGAGCGAGCTTCTTCCCGAAAGCCATCACCGCCATCCGCGCCTCTTCACGAGTTTCATGACGGTGCTCGGGATGCTCGTGATGTTCGCGGCGATTCACTTCGCGGGCGTGTAG
- a CDS encoding integrase core domain-containing protein has product MPRIRREAADLFRQGWSARKIGRHLGYHHTAVMKWVRRAERIGYHPIPTRSSRPKRHPRQLSDELRWKIFHTRLKSKRSAEVIQRILEEEGVVISLSTIKRTLDRMGLLKKRSPYKRYHPQVDRPLPEKPGSLVQIDTIHTMLDLKKRMYTFTLIDVHSRTAYAKTYARMDAATAVRFVEEAQRRASFRFEMLQSDHGPEFGAWFVERIRRKHRYSRIGKPNDNAHIERFNRTLQEECLDHARRSPEAFNAALKKYIPWYNRERHHFGLNLLTPAQVLKEVVPRC; this is encoded by the coding sequence ATGCCCCGCATCCGCCGCGAAGCGGCGGATCTCTTCCGCCAAGGCTGGAGCGCGCGCAAGATCGGGCGGCATCTCGGGTACCATCACACCGCCGTCATGAAATGGGTGCGAAGGGCCGAACGCATCGGATACCACCCGATACCGACGCGCTCGTCGCGTCCGAAGCGCCATCCCCGGCAGCTCTCAGACGAACTCCGCTGGAAGATCTTCCATACCCGGCTCAAGTCGAAGCGAAGCGCGGAAGTCATTCAGCGCATACTGGAGGAGGAAGGGGTGGTGATTTCACTCTCCACCATCAAGCGAACGCTTGACCGCATGGGCCTCCTCAAGAAGAGGAGCCCGTACAAGCGATACCACCCACAGGTCGACCGCCCCCTGCCGGAGAAACCCGGTTCCCTCGTCCAGATCGACACCATTCACACCATGCTCGATTTGAAGAAGCGGATGTATACCTTCACCCTCATCGACGTGCATTCCCGCACCGCGTACGCGAAGACCTATGCGCGCATGGATGCCGCGACCGCCGTGCGCTTCGTCGAGGAGGCGCAGCGGAGAGCGTCCTTCCGCTTCGAAATGCTCCAGAGCGACCATGGTCCCGAGTTCGGGGCGTGGTTCGTCGAGCGCATCCGGAGGAAGCACCGGTATTCCCGCATCGGGAAACCCAACGACAATGCGCATATCGAGCGATTCAACCGCACGCTTCAGGAGGAGTGCCTCGACCATGCGCGCAGAAGTCCGGAAGCGTTCAATGCGGCTCTGAAGAAATACATCCCCTGGTACAACCGGGAGCGGCACCATTTCGGCCTGAATCTCCTGACCCCGGCACAAGTACTCAAGGAGGTGGTGCCAAGGTGTTGA
- the mscL gene encoding large conductance mechanosensitive channel protein MscL, translated as MKSFFKEFETFAVRGNALDLAVGVVIGAAFNQITTTLATNILTPPVGLLLGGFDFSKLSFPLGGSAEIQYGLFLQAVLNFILIAFALFLVVKLLNRLTYKKKQEEQAAKPVESEQVILLREIRDELKRPK; from the coding sequence ATGAAATCCTTCTTCAAGGAATTTGAAACCTTTGCCGTGCGGGGGAACGCCCTTGATCTCGCGGTTGGCGTCGTGATCGGTGCGGCGTTCAACCAGATCACGACCACGCTTGCGACGAACATCCTTACGCCTCCCGTCGGCCTCTTGCTCGGCGGTTTCGACTTCTCGAAGCTTTCTTTTCCGCTTGGCGGAAGTGCCGAGATACAGTACGGGCTCTTCCTGCAAGCCGTGCTCAATTTCATACTGATCGCGTTCGCGCTCTTCCTGGTCGTGAAGCTCCTGAACCGCCTGACGTATAAGAAGAAGCAGGAGGAACAGGCTGCGAAGCCGGTTGAGAGCGAGCAGGTAATCCTGCTGCGGGAGATACGGGACGAGCTCAAACGGCCGAAATGA
- a CDS encoding Type 1 glutamine amidotransferase-like domain-containing protein has translation MKLFLSSEGVPRSDQLRELLAVSPGEVAKVALINNAQDPYPEDLAMERIGALNDTFSSLDFEPVNIDLREYTGKTAELITKLRTCNLIWCAGGNSFSLRYAMKTSGFDEIIRTLLAEGIAYGGWSAGAVVAGPSLRLIELMDDPGKAPEIVWEGLGLIPYFIWPHWDMEKYLPLQKEALERMKHLPYESMVMRDGEVLIIDNGQEKMLS, from the coding sequence ATGAAACTATTTCTGTCCTCCGAAGGAGTTCCAAGATCTGACCAGCTCCGAGAACTTCTTGCGGTATCTCCTGGCGAAGTGGCGAAGGTTGCTCTTATTAATAATGCACAGGATCCATACCCTGAAGACCTCGCAATGGAACGGATTGGTGCCCTGAACGATACTTTTAGTTCATTGGATTTCGAGCCGGTGAACATCGACTTACGCGAGTATACAGGCAAAACTGCAGAGCTGATTACGAAACTAAGAACATGTAATCTTATCTGGTGCGCCGGAGGAAACTCTTTCTCATTACGATATGCCATGAAGACAAGTGGCTTCGACGAAATCATCAGGACCCTTCTTGCAGAAGGTATTGCCTATGGAGGTTGGAGTGCCGGAGCAGTCGTGGCCGGGCCTTCGCTGCGTCTTATTGAGCTTATGGATGATCCGGGCAAAGCACCGGAGATAGTGTGGGAAGGCCTCGGTCTTATACCCTATTTTATATGGCCGCACTGGGATATGGAGAAGTACCTTCCTTTACAGAAAGAGGCTCTAGAAAGGATGAAACATCTCCCTTATGAATCGATGGTTATGAGAGACGGGGAAGTTCTGATTATAGACAATGGGCAGGAAAAAATGCTTAGCTAG